The Sphingosinicella humi genome has a window encoding:
- a CDS encoding Yip1 family protein, with product MTIDIKNAEPPSNDRSGLVDRVKRILIEPKAEWARIDSEPSSVGEIFKGWVLVLAAIPAVASAVGGLLFGYSLLGITYRPSLVEAVGSAIIQYVLTLVSVFALALIIDWLAPQFGGTRDRVQAMKVAAYSATAAWVAGIFGLVPSLAMLSILGLYSLYLLYLGLPRLMKTPGEKALPYTAVTVVAAILLFFLVGAVTAPVTAMLAGGTPGLASGKVSGTVKVPGGGSLDLGELEAASKRMEAAAARFENGDATAVEPAALQALLPANLGNYRRVEMSSSSAAAAGLGGSQAQARYENGESGFTLQLSDMAAAGALAAMGSAFNVEASRETETGYEKTQTIEGRLVTEEWDGASNEGHYGVVVADRFMIEASGNVPDVDVLKGAVDAVGLDRIEALAG from the coding sequence ATGACAATCGATATAAAGAATGCCGAGCCGCCGTCGAACGACCGTTCCGGCCTTGTCGATCGCGTGAAGCGTATTCTCATAGAGCCGAAAGCGGAATGGGCGCGGATCGACTCGGAGCCGTCCAGCGTCGGCGAGATCTTCAAGGGCTGGGTGCTGGTCCTCGCCGCGATCCCGGCGGTGGCGAGCGCCGTCGGGGGCCTGCTGTTCGGCTACAGCCTGCTCGGCATCACCTATCGCCCGTCGCTCGTCGAAGCGGTCGGATCGGCCATCATCCAATATGTACTGACCCTGGTCAGCGTCTTCGCGCTGGCGCTGATCATCGACTGGCTGGCGCCGCAGTTCGGCGGCACGCGCGATCGCGTCCAGGCGATGAAGGTCGCCGCCTATTCGGCGACGGCCGCGTGGGTCGCCGGTATTTTCGGGCTCGTGCCCTCGTTGGCAATGCTGAGCATCCTCGGCCTCTACAGCCTCTACCTCCTCTATCTCGGCCTGCCGCGCCTGATGAAGACGCCCGGAGAGAAGGCCCTTCCCTATACCGCGGTGACCGTTGTCGCCGCGATCCTGCTCTTCTTTCTCGTCGGCGCGGTGACGGCGCCGGTCACGGCCATGCTTGCCGGCGGAACGCCGGGGCTCGCGTCGGGCAAGGTTTCGGGAACGGTGAAGGTGCCCGGCGGCGGCTCCCTCGACCTTGGCGAACTTGAGGCGGCCTCGAAGCGGATGGAAGCGGCCGCGGCGCGGTTCGAGAACGGCGACGCCACGGCCGTCGAGCCGGCCGCGCTCCAGGCACTGCTCCCGGCGAACCTCGGCAACTATCGCCGGGTGGAGATGTCGAGCTCCAGCGCCGCCGCCGCGGGGCTGGGCGGATCGCAGGCCCAGGCGCGCTACGAGAATGGCGAGAGCGGCTTCACCCTCCAGCTCTCGGACATGGCCGCCGCCGGCGCCCTCGCCGCGATGGGAAGCGCGTTCAACGTCGAGGCGAGCCGCGAAACCGAAACCGGATATGAGAAGACCCAGACGATCGAGGGTCGGCTCGTCACCGAGGAATGGGACGGCGCGTCGAACGAAGGCCATTACGGCGTCGTCGTCGCCGACCGCTTCATGATCGAGGCGAGCGGCAATGTGCCCGATGTCGACGTGCTGAAGGGCGCGGTCGACGCGGTCGGCCTCGACCGGATCGAGGCGCTGGCGGGCTGA
- a CDS encoding holin family protein, with the protein MSLIAGIIGPVASLIDKIIPDPEARDRAKLELLKAESSREMQAIEARMSAIVAEAKSLDPWTSRARPSFLYVMYALLLWSIPMGLIAAVNPGLADGIGRGMTAYLAGIPEELYALFGTGYLGYTAARAWGKAKGVER; encoded by the coding sequence ATGTCGCTCATTGCCGGAATCATCGGTCCCGTGGCCAGTCTCATCGACAAGATCATACCCGACCCGGAGGCGCGCGACCGTGCCAAGCTCGAGCTTTTGAAGGCCGAGAGCAGCCGCGAGATGCAGGCGATCGAGGCGCGGATGAGCGCGATCGTCGCCGAGGCGAAGAGCCTCGACCCCTGGACCAGCCGCGCCCGCCCGAGCTTTCTCTACGTCATGTACGCGCTGTTGCTCTGGTCGATCCCGATGGGCCTCATCGCCGCCGTAAACCCCGGCCTGGCCGATGGCATCGGCCGCGGCATGACCGCCTATCTCGCCGGCATCCCGGAGGAGCTCTACGCCCTCTTCGGCACCGGCTATCTCGGCTACACCGCCGCCCGCGCCTGGGGCAAGGCGAAGGGCGTGGAGCGGTGA
- a CDS encoding RNA polymerase sigma factor: MAVATPDIHRSIEAIWRIEAPRLIGALARQTRDVGRAEELAQDALVAALQTWPENGVPDRPGAWLMAAANRRAIDAFRRDSMIERKHRELAGEGEGFDPGFEEAIDDGLGDDLLPLLFVACHPLLSPESRTALTLRLLGGLTTAEIARAFLVPEATVAQRIVRAKRTLAEAKVPFEVPHGAERTARLASVLSVIYLIFNEGYSASAGDDWIRPDLCEDALRLGRILAERMPEEAEAHGLVALMELQASRLRARTGPNGEAVLLMDQNRARWDWMLIDRGLAALGRAEKAGAAGPYTLQAAIAACHARARTAEETDWARIAALYAALAEVMPSPVVELNRAVAIGMAFGPAAGLDHLDTIADAPVLADYHFLPAARGDLLAKLGRSDEARAEFERASALARNERERDQLLGRAATVR; encoded by the coding sequence GTGGCCGTGGCGACCCCCGACATCCATCGCAGCATCGAGGCGATCTGGCGGATCGAAGCGCCCCGTCTGATCGGGGCCTTGGCCCGGCAGACACGCGACGTCGGCCGCGCAGAGGAACTGGCGCAGGACGCGTTGGTGGCGGCGCTCCAGACATGGCCGGAAAACGGCGTGCCCGATCGTCCCGGCGCCTGGCTGATGGCCGCCGCCAACCGCAGGGCGATCGACGCCTTCCGTCGCGACAGCATGATCGAGCGCAAGCATCGGGAGCTGGCCGGAGAGGGCGAAGGGTTCGATCCCGGGTTCGAGGAGGCGATCGACGATGGCCTCGGTGACGATCTGCTGCCCCTGCTCTTCGTCGCCTGCCATCCGTTGCTGTCGCCTGAGTCGCGGACTGCGCTGACCCTGCGATTGCTGGGTGGCCTCACCACCGCCGAGATCGCCCGCGCCTTCCTTGTCCCGGAAGCGACGGTGGCGCAGCGGATCGTCCGCGCGAAGCGAACGCTGGCGGAGGCCAAGGTCCCGTTCGAGGTGCCGCATGGGGCCGAACGCACGGCGCGCCTCGCCTCGGTGCTGTCGGTCATCTACCTCATCTTCAACGAAGGCTATTCTGCCAGCGCCGGCGACGACTGGATCCGCCCGGACTTGTGCGAGGACGCGCTGCGCTTGGGGCGCATCCTGGCGGAACGGATGCCCGAGGAAGCGGAGGCCCACGGCCTGGTCGCGCTGATGGAGCTTCAGGCCTCGCGCCTCAGGGCCCGCACCGGACCCAATGGGGAGGCCGTGCTGCTGATGGATCAGAACCGGGCTCGCTGGGACTGGATGCTGATCGACCGGGGCCTTGCCGCCCTCGGCCGCGCCGAAAAGGCGGGCGCGGCCGGCCCCTACACGCTCCAGGCCGCGATCGCCGCCTGCCACGCCCGCGCGCGGACGGCCGAGGAGACCGACTGGGCCCGCATCGCCGCGCTCTATGCAGCGCTGGCCGAGGTCATGCCCTCGCCGGTGGTCGAGCTCAACCGCGCCGTCGCCATCGGCATGGCCTTCGGGCCGGCCGCCGGCCTCGACCACCTCGATACCATTGCCGATGCTCCGGTGCTCGCCGACTATCATTTCCTGCCCGCGGCGCGCGGCGACCTGCTGGCCAAGCTCGGCCGCAGCGATGAGGCGCGCGCCGAGTTCGAGCGTGCCTCTGCGCTGGCCCGCAACGAAAGGGAGCGCGACCAGCTCCTGGGCAGGGCTGCCACCGTTCGCTGA
- a CDS encoding autotransporter domain-containing protein, translated as MSRFSTKLLCAVASSTLVWTAPATAQSVDRIVAFGDSYADDGNLFELIGIDPPFVYPTGRFSGGTNFVDTMSTLLNAPVDNFAIGGALTGTTNFGIANVNDNPAAPQGIPGFPTQIGAFLAGGGPAAFPRVDGTFATNDLVVVSIGGNDARFYQFNGGTVAGAPARAQVSVAEASAGLNALVDAGARNITFLAGDVGRLPEVDGLPVAEVGSAFATAFNTGIQAELADLAAEGVIVNYLDLNTIGDVVENNLAAFGLTSAGACPAPDCIADASLQSRYLFYVDRLHLTSAGFAIFGRYAVRQLEAPLHFQAQTDVGLHAAQTFGSTLLGRLDTSGVRSGGGEDGLNLYVTGSFAGRDVAASRTNLAYDLDGAGVTLGAEYGMGPGAVVGAAVNYSMPKADFDRGLGSAKADAIQLGLYGGWAGAAAFVEGYAGYGWLDFENARAALIDEIEGETDGTALTAGAKAGYLLGLGGWRVGPVIGLQYARTELDGYTETGDPVLTLTVGDQEAEALVGSAGIEARGAWDVGGLAVRPYASLTAERDFEGDGRIVRYAGTASPTIVNSFVLPDRGDDTYGRITGGADIELVGSLSLQLTTATSFARKGGEELFGMLGLKAGF; from the coding sequence ATGTCGCGTTTTTCCACAAAGCTTTTGTGTGCCGTAGCGTCATCGACGCTGGTCTGGACCGCGCCCGCCACGGCGCAGAGCGTCGACCGAATCGTCGCTTTTGGCGACAGCTATGCCGACGACGGCAACCTTTTCGAGCTGATCGGCATCGATCCGCCCTTCGTCTATCCGACCGGCCGCTTCAGCGGAGGCACCAATTTCGTCGACACGATGTCGACCCTGCTGAACGCGCCGGTCGATAATTTCGCGATCGGCGGCGCCCTCACCGGCACGACCAATTTCGGCATCGCCAACGTCAACGATAATCCCGCCGCGCCGCAGGGCATTCCGGGTTTCCCGACCCAGATCGGCGCCTTCCTCGCCGGCGGCGGTCCCGCTGCCTTTCCGCGCGTCGACGGCACCTTCGCCACCAACGACCTCGTCGTCGTCTCGATCGGCGGCAACGACGCCCGCTTCTACCAGTTCAACGGCGGCACGGTCGCCGGTGCGCCGGCGCGGGCCCAGGTCAGCGTCGCCGAGGCGAGCGCCGGGCTCAATGCGCTGGTCGATGCCGGCGCCCGCAACATCACCTTCCTCGCCGGTGACGTCGGCCGCCTGCCCGAGGTGGACGGGCTGCCCGTCGCCGAAGTCGGCAGCGCCTTCGCCACCGCCTTCAACACGGGCATCCAGGCCGAGCTGGCGGACCTCGCGGCCGAAGGGGTGATCGTCAACTACCTCGACCTCAACACGATCGGCGACGTGGTCGAGAACAATCTCGCCGCCTTCGGCCTCACCAGCGCCGGCGCCTGCCCCGCCCCCGACTGCATCGCCGATGCCTCCCTGCAGAGCCGCTATCTCTTCTATGTCGACCGGCTGCACCTGACGTCGGCTGGCTTCGCGATCTTCGGCCGCTACGCGGTGCGGCAGCTGGAAGCGCCGCTTCACTTCCAGGCGCAGACCGATGTCGGCCTCCACGCCGCCCAGACCTTCGGATCGACCCTCCTCGGCCGGCTCGATACGTCGGGTGTCCGGAGCGGCGGGGGCGAGGACGGCCTCAACCTCTATGTCACCGGCAGCTTCGCCGGCCGCGATGTCGCCGCCAGCCGCACCAACCTCGCCTACGACCTCGATGGCGCCGGCGTCACGCTCGGCGCGGAATATGGGATGGGACCGGGCGCGGTCGTGGGCGCGGCGGTCAACTATTCCATGCCCAAGGCCGATTTCGACCGCGGCCTCGGCTCGGCCAAGGCGGATGCGATCCAGCTCGGCCTCTACGGCGGCTGGGCCGGCGCCGCGGCCTTCGTCGAAGGCTATGCCGGCTATGGCTGGCTCGATTTCGAGAATGCGCGCGCCGCGCTGATCGACGAGATCGAGGGCGAGACCGACGGCACCGCCCTCACCGCCGGCGCCAAGGCGGGCTATCTCCTCGGCCTCGGCGGCTGGCGTGTGGGGCCGGTGATCGGCCTCCAATATGCCCGGACCGAGCTCGACGGCTACACCGAGACGGGCGATCCGGTGCTGACCCTCACCGTCGGCGACCAGGAGGCGGAAGCCTTGGTCGGCAGCGCCGGGATCGAGGCGCGCGGCGCCTGGGACGTGGGCGGCCTCGCCGTTCGGCCCTATGCCTCGCTCACCGCCGAGCGCGATTTCGAAGGCGACGGCCGGATCGTCCGCTATGCCGGCACCGCCTCGCCCACCATCGTCAACAGCTTCGTCCTCCCGGATCGCGGCGACGACACCTATGGCCGGATCACCGGCGGCGCCGACATCGAGCTGGTCGGCTCCCTCTCCCTCCAGCTCACCACCGCGACCTCCTTCGCCCGCAAGGGCGGCGAGGAGCTGTTCGGCATGCTGGGGCTGAAGGCTGGGTTCTAG
- a CDS encoding YciI family protein, which translates to MKVMVIVKATEDSEAGIMPSEELLTAMMRYNEELVKAGIMLAGDGLKPSREGVRVQFDGPNRTVVDGPFAETKELVAGYWIWQVKSLDEAIEWVKRCPNPMPGPSEIEIRPFFEMEDFNEIVTDEVRDIEARIRPQLEGQHTGLAR; encoded by the coding sequence ATGAAAGTCATGGTGATCGTAAAGGCGACTGAGGACAGCGAAGCCGGCATCATGCCGAGCGAGGAGCTGCTGACGGCGATGATGCGCTACAATGAGGAACTGGTGAAGGCGGGCATCATGCTCGCCGGCGACGGCCTGAAGCCGAGCCGCGAGGGCGTCCGCGTCCAATTCGACGGGCCCAACCGCACGGTGGTCGACGGCCCCTTCGCGGAAACCAAGGAATTGGTCGCCGGCTACTGGATCTGGCAGGTGAAGTCGCTCGACGAAGCGATAGAGTGGGTCAAGCGCTGTCCCAATCCGATGCCGGGGCCGAGCGAAATCGAAATCCGCCCATTCTTCGAGATGGAGGATTTCAACGAGATCGTGACCGACGAGGTGCGCGACATCGAGGCGCGCATCCGCCCCCAACTCGAGGGGCAACATACCGGTCTCGCTCGATAA
- the metH gene encoding methionine synthase, with amino-acid sequence MTAQSVASFVNIGERTNVTGSARFKKLIMAGDYAAAVEVARQQVENGAQIIDINMDEGLLDSEAAMVTFLKLIAAEPDIARVPFMIDSSKWSVIEAGLKCVSGKPIVNSISMKEGEEEFLAHARLCRDYGAAVVVMAFDEVGQADTKERKVEICERAYKLLVADGFAPEDIIFDPNIFAVATGIDEHRRYALDFIEATREIKKRCPHAHISGGLSNLSFSFRGNEPVRRAMHSVFLYHAIPAGLDMAIVNAGQLDVYDTIDPELREACEDVILDRRDDATERLVALAEKYRGTDAAQEKEAAEWRGWGVEKRLEHALVKGIDAFVVEDTEECRLQAARPIDVIEGPLMDGMNVVGDLFGSGKMFLPQVVKSARVMKKAVAHLFPFIEAEKDENAKGKGRIVMATVKGDVHDIGKNIVGVVLQCNGFEVVDLGVMVPWQDILQAANENQADMIGLSGLITPSLDEMVTVASEMQRTEMSLPLLIGGATTSKVHTALRIAPAYEGPVIHVLDASRAVGVASALVSDTQRDGLVTRTADEYRTIRETRANKGQNELATLDVARANHFPFDPEGVAPPPKQPGIHRYDDWPLEELRATIDWTPFFRAWELAGTYPAILDDKIVGESARGLFKDAEAMLDRIIAEKWLTARGVAGLWRCRREGDDVLVTARNEETKLAFLRQQVKKREGRANMCLADFIAPDGEDWIGGFAVAIHGIDPHLARFKAENDVYADILLKALADRLAEAFAERLHQHVRTTLWGYAPDEALSNEDLIRERYKGIRPAPGYPACPDHSLKPILFDMLGGHGGEGPAGITLSSGLAMVPTSAVSGFYFGHRDSQYFGVARIGRDQLEDYAARRGIGLDEAERWLRPNLD; translated from the coding sequence ATGACCGCACAATCCGTCGCAAGCTTCGTCAATATCGGCGAGCGCACCAACGTTACCGGGTCCGCCCGTTTCAAGAAGCTGATCATGGCCGGCGACTATGCCGCCGCCGTCGAGGTCGCGCGCCAGCAGGTCGAGAACGGCGCCCAGATCATCGACATCAACATGGACGAGGGCCTGCTCGATTCCGAAGCGGCGATGGTCACCTTCCTGAAGCTGATTGCCGCCGAGCCCGACATCGCCCGCGTCCCCTTCATGATCGACAGCTCCAAATGGAGCGTGATCGAGGCGGGTCTCAAATGCGTGTCGGGCAAGCCGATCGTGAATTCGATCAGCATGAAGGAAGGGGAGGAAGAGTTCCTCGCCCATGCGCGTCTCTGCCGCGACTATGGCGCTGCCGTCGTCGTCATGGCCTTCGACGAGGTCGGCCAGGCCGACACCAAGGAGCGCAAGGTCGAGATTTGCGAGCGCGCCTACAAGCTGCTCGTCGCCGACGGCTTCGCGCCCGAGGACATCATCTTCGATCCCAACATCTTCGCCGTCGCCACCGGCATCGACGAGCACCGCCGCTACGCGCTCGACTTCATCGAGGCGACGCGGGAGATCAAGAAGCGCTGCCCGCACGCCCACATCTCGGGCGGCCTTTCCAATCTCAGCTTCTCGTTCCGCGGCAACGAGCCGGTGCGCCGCGCGATGCACTCGGTCTTCCTCTACCACGCCATCCCCGCCGGGCTCGACATGGCGATCGTCAATGCCGGCCAGCTCGACGTTTACGACACGATCGATCCGGAACTTCGCGAGGCTTGCGAGGACGTCATCCTCGACCGCCGCGACGATGCGACCGAGCGGCTGGTCGCGCTCGCCGAGAAGTATCGCGGCACCGACGCGGCCCAGGAGAAGGAAGCCGCCGAGTGGCGCGGCTGGGGGGTCGAAAAGCGCCTCGAACATGCGCTGGTCAAGGGCATCGACGCCTTCGTCGTCGAGGATACGGAGGAGTGCCGGCTCCAGGCCGCGCGCCCGATCGACGTGATCGAGGGCCCGCTGATGGACGGCATGAACGTCGTCGGCGACCTGTTCGGCTCCGGCAAGATGTTCCTGCCGCAGGTAGTGAAGTCCGCGCGCGTCATGAAGAAGGCGGTCGCCCACCTCTTCCCATTTATCGAGGCCGAGAAGGACGAGAATGCCAAGGGCAAGGGCCGGATCGTGATGGCCACCGTCAAAGGCGACGTCCACGATATCGGCAAAAATATCGTCGGCGTCGTCCTCCAGTGCAACGGCTTCGAAGTGGTGGACCTCGGCGTCATGGTGCCCTGGCAGGACATTCTCCAGGCGGCGAACGAGAACCAGGCCGACATGATCGGGCTCTCCGGCCTCATCACCCCGTCGCTCGACGAGATGGTGACGGTCGCTTCCGAAATGCAGCGGACGGAAATGAGCCTCCCGCTCCTCATCGGCGGCGCCACCACCAGCAAGGTCCACACCGCGCTGCGCATCGCACCGGCCTATGAAGGGCCGGTCATCCACGTCCTCGACGCCAGCCGCGCCGTCGGCGTCGCCTCCGCGCTCGTCTCCGACACCCAGCGGGACGGCCTGGTCACAAGGACGGCGGACGAATACCGCACCATCCGCGAGACGCGCGCGAACAAGGGCCAGAACGAGCTGGCGACGCTCGACGTTGCCCGCGCCAATCATTTCCCCTTCGATCCTGAAGGCGTCGCGCCGCCGCCGAAGCAGCCTGGCATCCACCGCTATGACGATTGGCCGCTCGAGGAACTCAGGGCGACGATCGACTGGACGCCCTTCTTCCGCGCCTGGGAGCTCGCCGGCACCTATCCCGCCATCCTCGACGACAAGATAGTGGGCGAAAGCGCGCGCGGACTGTTCAAGGACGCCGAGGCGATGCTCGACCGGATCATCGCCGAGAAATGGCTGACGGCACGCGGCGTCGCGGGCCTGTGGCGCTGCCGCCGCGAAGGCGACGACGTGCTCGTCACCGCCCGCAACGAGGAAACCAAGCTTGCCTTCCTCCGCCAGCAGGTGAAGAAGCGCGAGGGCCGGGCCAATATGTGCCTCGCCGATTTCATCGCGCCGGACGGCGAGGACTGGATCGGCGGCTTCGCCGTCGCGATCCACGGCATCGACCCGCATCTCGCCCGCTTCAAGGCGGAGAACGACGTCTATGCCGACATACTCCTCAAAGCGCTGGCCGACCGCCTCGCCGAAGCTTTCGCCGAGCGCCTGCATCAGCATGTGCGCACGACCTTGTGGGGCTATGCGCCGGACGAGGCACTCTCCAACGAAGACCTGATTCGCGAACGCTACAAGGGCATTCGCCCGGCGCCTGGTTATCCCGCCTGCCCGGATCACAGCCTGAAGCCGATTCTGTTCGATATGCTCGGCGGCCATGGCGGCGAAGGGCCGGCGGGGATCACCCTCAGCAGCGGCCTCGCCATGGTGCCGACCTCGGCCGTCTCCGGCTTCTATTTCGGCCACAGGGACAGCCAATATTTCGGGGTCGCCCGCATCGGCCGCGACCAGCTCGAAGACTATGCCGCCCGCCGCGGCATCGGCCTCGACGAAGCGGAACGCTGGCTGCGGCCCAACCTCGACTGA
- the hslV gene encoding ATP-dependent protease subunit HslV — protein sequence MESWHGTTILGVRKNGKVVVAGDGQVSLGQTVIKPNARKVRRLHDGSVIGGFAGATADAFTLFDRLERKLEQHHGALMRAAVELAKDWRTDKYLRNLEAMMIVADKDVTLILTGNGDVLEPAAGVAAIGSGGNFALSAATALFDYEEDAETVARKAMKIAAEVCVYTNENLTVETIENAA from the coding sequence ATGGAAAGCTGGCACGGGACGACGATCCTCGGCGTGCGCAAGAACGGGAAAGTGGTGGTCGCAGGCGACGGGCAGGTGTCGCTCGGCCAGACGGTGATCAAGCCGAATGCGCGCAAAGTCCGGCGGCTGCACGACGGCTCCGTGATCGGCGGGTTCGCCGGTGCGACGGCCGATGCCTTCACCCTGTTCGATCGGCTGGAGCGCAAGCTCGAGCAGCATCATGGGGCACTGATGCGCGCGGCGGTCGAACTCGCCAAGGACTGGCGCACGGACAAATATCTCAGGAACCTCGAGGCGATGATGATCGTCGCCGATAAGGATGTGACCTTGATCCTGACCGGCAATGGCGATGTGCTGGAGCCGGCCGCGGGGGTTGCCGCGATCGGGTCGGGCGGCAATTTCGCCCTCTCCGCGGCGACGGCGCTATTCGACTACGAGGAAGATGCCGAGACCGTCGCCCGCAAGGCGATGAAGATCGCGGCCGAGGTCTGCGTCTACACCAACGAAAACCTCACCGTGGAAACGATCGAAAACGCGGCCTGA
- a CDS encoding glycoside hydrolase family 108 protein, whose protein sequence is MDVGALIDDVIDREGGYVNHPADKGGPTRWGITERVARAQGWRGDMRNFPREEAVAIYRRLYWLRPGFDQVAHLAPALAAELFDTGVNMGPPVASGFLQRALNALNRGERDYADVAVDRRIGPRTVAALGGFLDRRGPAGEAVLLKALEALQGERYLALAEQRPANEAFLYGWLANRLE, encoded by the coding sequence ATGGATGTGGGTGCGTTGATCGATGATGTGATCGACCGCGAAGGCGGCTATGTGAACCATCCCGCCGACAAAGGCGGGCCGACCCGCTGGGGTATCACCGAGCGGGTCGCGCGGGCGCAGGGCTGGCGGGGCGACATGCGCAATTTCCCCCGCGAGGAAGCCGTCGCCATCTACCGCCGGTTATATTGGCTACGGCCGGGTTTCGATCAGGTGGCGCACCTGGCGCCCGCGCTCGCGGCGGAGCTGTTCGACACCGGCGTCAATATGGGCCCGCCGGTCGCCAGCGGCTTCCTCCAGCGCGCGCTCAACGCCCTCAATCGGGGCGAGCGCGACTATGCCGATGTCGCGGTCGATCGCCGCATCGGCCCTCGCACCGTGGCGGCGCTGGGCGGTTTCCTCGACCGGCGGGGTCCAGCCGGCGAGGCCGTGCTGCTGAAGGCGCTCGAGGCGCTCCAGGGCGAACGCTATCTCGCGCTCGCCGAACAGCGGCCGGCCAACGAAGCCTTTCTCTACGGCTGGCTCGCCAACCGCCTCGAGTAA
- a CDS encoding homocysteine S-methyltransferase family protein, with amino-acid sequence MTAAQQLRDEAARRILVKDGAFGTEVQARRLKEADYRGDRDLARDQKGNNDLLSLTRPALIAEIVESFAAAGADILATNTFNANRISQADYGAEALVREMNVAAARIVCEAADRHAQKDGRKRFVAAAVGPTNKTLSLSPNVNDPGYREIDFDALSDVYVEQIEALVEGGAEIVLIETVFDTLNAKAAIHAARRVGRELPIMLSMTITDLSGRNLSGHSIEAFWASIRHARPLSVGLNCSFGAAQLRAHVATLAATADTLIMAYPNAGLPNELGEYDECPQTTSTQVGEWARDGLVNIVGGCCGTTPAHIRAIAERVHGLPPRQLPKPQQRTRLAGIEPMILAA; translated from the coding sequence ATGACCGCTGCTCAACAGCTTAGAGACGAAGCCGCGCGACGCATTCTCGTCAAGGACGGCGCTTTCGGCACCGAGGTGCAGGCGCGCCGCTTGAAGGAAGCGGATTATCGCGGCGATCGCGACCTCGCTCGCGACCAGAAGGGCAATAACGACCTTCTCAGCCTCACCCGGCCGGCGCTGATCGCCGAAATCGTCGAGAGCTTCGCCGCGGCCGGCGCCGATATCCTCGCCACCAACACCTTTAACGCCAACCGGATCAGCCAGGCCGACTATGGCGCCGAGGCGCTGGTCCGGGAGATGAATGTCGCCGCCGCGCGGATCGTCTGCGAAGCGGCCGATCGCCACGCGCAGAAGGACGGCCGCAAGCGCTTCGTCGCCGCCGCGGTCGGGCCGACGAACAAGACCCTGTCGCTGTCTCCGAACGTCAACGATCCCGGCTATCGCGAGATCGATTTCGACGCGCTCAGCGACGTCTATGTCGAGCAGATCGAGGCGCTGGTCGAAGGCGGCGCGGAGATCGTGCTGATCGAGACGGTGTTCGACACGCTGAACGCCAAGGCGGCGATCCATGCCGCCCGCCGCGTCGGTCGCGAGCTGCCGATCATGCTCTCGATGACCATCACCGACCTTAGCGGGCGCAACCTTTCCGGACATTCGATCGAGGCCTTCTGGGCTTCCATCCGCCACGCGCGGCCGCTGTCGGTCGGTCTCAACTGCTCGTTCGGCGCCGCCCAGCTCCGCGCCCATGTCGCGACCCTTGCCGCCACCGCCGACACGCTGATCATGGCCTATCCCAACGCCGGTCTCCCCAACGAGCTCGGCGAATATGACGAATGTCCCCAAACCACCTCGACCCAGGTGGGCGAGTGGGCGCGCGACGGCCTGGTCAACATCGTCGGCGGCTGCTGCGGCACCACCCCGGCCCATATCCGCGCCATCGCCGAGCGGGTCCACGGCCTTCCGCCGCGCCAGCTGCCAAAACCCCAGCAGCGCACCCGCCTCGCCGGCATCGAGCCGATGATCCTCGCCGCGTAG